In one Desulfuribacillus stibiiarsenatis genomic region, the following are encoded:
- a CDS encoding xanthine dehydrogenase family protein molybdopterin-binding subunit — MVLRDEETSEKTIQKSIFRKEAQQKVTGVAKYTDDLPTTGMLHVHLVTSPYAHAKIVSIDTSKAARSPGVRAIVLGQAYPLTGEEIQDRPIIAFDRVRYHGEPVAAIVADRIVNAKKAAVLIEVSYELLSVVNSPRDGLKGDAPLIHPQLDLYQKIQHVYPEPYTNIANRSKIRKGDMQKGWKESDVVIESRYTFSPSDHMAIETRCVTAEIRPDGVVMLNSATQAPYMIKKLMSQYLKIDSGKIIVNTPFVGGGYGGKVAVQLELIAYLASKAVGGRPVKLWNSREQDMITSPVHIGLDAKIKLGATREGKVTAAEIEYLFDGGAYSDKGATISRAAAVTATGPYNIENIACDSLCIYTNHPYATAFRGFSHSELLCAFESAMDQLAKKLSLDPIELRSRNLILPGHSTPTQMVLNKSTIGDLPACVDKLKELMAWNEGQLVQVNDRKVRAKGISLIWKTSTIDSDASSGVTLLFNLDGSIELMSGLVEIGTGTKTILAQILAEKLKMDVSLIHVKMEVDTQVMPEHWKTVASRGTLMAGRAVLKAADDVIYQLKDIGSRVLICSPDDLEVGDGKVYVRDEPATFVLVKDICHGYKYPNGFSIGGQVIGRGTYMLRHLTHLERETGAGKPGPEYAVGAQGVEIEFDIRDYTYKVLKAYSVVDAGKVLNHDSARGQITGGMSMGLSFASSESFVINDDGLILNNRLRTYVPFHYGDHPEYIVHFIERAHIDGPYGARGLGEHGLIGMPAALANAISTVTGVEMERLPLTPETIWDTLKAVKQ; from the coding sequence ATGGTCCTTCGAGACGAGGAAACTTCCGAAAAAACAATTCAAAAAAGCATCTTCCGGAAAGAAGCGCAACAGAAGGTAACTGGTGTAGCTAAATATACAGATGATTTGCCTACCACAGGGATGCTCCACGTCCATTTAGTGACTAGCCCGTACGCACATGCAAAAATTGTATCGATCGACACAAGCAAGGCTGCACGATCACCCGGCGTTCGTGCAATTGTACTGGGACAGGCATACCCCCTAACTGGGGAAGAAATTCAAGATCGGCCTATCATTGCTTTTGATAGAGTTCGGTATCACGGCGAGCCAGTTGCTGCTATAGTAGCAGACCGCATAGTCAATGCGAAGAAAGCCGCAGTATTGATTGAAGTATCTTATGAACTTCTATCTGTTGTGAATTCACCGCGGGATGGGCTGAAAGGGGATGCCCCACTTATACATCCACAGCTAGATTTATATCAAAAGATTCAACACGTATATCCAGAGCCTTACACGAACATTGCCAATCGTTCGAAGATTCGCAAAGGGGACATGCAGAAAGGGTGGAAAGAGAGCGATGTCGTTATAGAATCGAGATACACATTCTCCCCATCCGATCACATGGCAATTGAAACACGGTGCGTAACTGCTGAGATTCGGCCAGATGGTGTTGTTATGTTGAATTCAGCAACACAAGCGCCCTATATGATAAAAAAACTCATGAGCCAATATTTAAAAATCGATTCTGGAAAAATCATTGTCAATACTCCTTTTGTTGGCGGAGGCTACGGAGGTAAGGTAGCTGTTCAACTTGAATTAATTGCTTATCTAGCTTCAAAAGCAGTTGGCGGTCGACCAGTCAAGCTATGGAATTCCCGTGAGCAAGATATGATTACATCTCCTGTACATATTGGTTTGGATGCAAAAATCAAGTTAGGTGCTACTAGAGAAGGTAAAGTCACTGCTGCAGAAATCGAATATCTTTTTGATGGCGGCGCCTATTCCGACAAAGGAGCAACGATTTCCCGCGCTGCCGCTGTTACAGCTACTGGGCCGTATAACATTGAGAACATCGCTTGCGATTCCCTTTGTATCTATACCAACCACCCTTACGCTACCGCATTTCGTGGGTTTAGCCATTCCGAGTTACTTTGCGCCTTTGAAAGCGCTATGGACCAACTAGCGAAAAAACTGTCACTCGACCCGATTGAACTACGCTCAAGAAATTTAATTTTACCTGGTCACTCGACGCCTACGCAAATGGTGCTAAATAAAAGTACGATTGGAGATCTTCCCGCTTGTGTGGACAAACTAAAGGAACTCATGGCATGGAATGAAGGTCAGCTTGTACAAGTAAACGATCGAAAAGTACGTGCTAAGGGGATTAGCTTAATCTGGAAAACTTCTACGATTGATTCTGACGCAAGTTCTGGCGTGACGCTACTATTTAATCTCGATGGAAGTATCGAGTTAATGTCAGGTCTTGTTGAAATCGGGACTGGAACAAAGACAATTCTTGCACAGATACTCGCAGAAAAACTTAAGATGGACGTCTCACTGATTCATGTGAAAATGGAAGTGGATACACAAGTCATGCCAGAGCATTGGAAGACAGTTGCCAGTAGAGGAACGTTAATGGCAGGAAGGGCTGTTTTAAAAGCTGCCGACGATGTGATCTATCAATTAAAGGATATTGGATCTCGAGTACTGATATGCTCCCCTGACGATTTAGAAGTCGGTGACGGAAAGGTCTACGTACGAGATGAACCAGCAACTTTCGTGTTAGTAAAAGATATATGCCACGGCTACAAGTATCCCAATGGTTTTTCCATTGGAGGGCAAGTTATCGGACGAGGCACGTATATGCTTCGACATTTAACACATCTGGAGCGTGAAACAGGTGCGGGGAAACCAGGTCCAGAATATGCAGTCGGCGCACAAGGGGTAGAAATTGAATTCGACATTAGAGACTACACCTACAAAGTATTAAAAGCTTATTCTGTAGTGGATGCAGGAAAAGTGCTGAATCACGATTCCGCTCGTGGGCAAATTACTGGTGGAATGAGCATGGGCCTGAGCTTTGCTAGTAGTGAGTCTTTCGTTATTAATGATGATGGTCTAATTCTGAACAATCGATTGCGCACTTATGTACCATTTCATTATGGCGATCATCCTGAATATATCGTCCATTTCATCGAACGTGCACATATTGATGGTCCTTATGGTGCCCGCGGTCTTGGTGAACATGGTTTAATAGGCATGCCAGCCGCTCTTGCTAATGCAATCTCAACAGTGACCGGCGTCGAGATGGAACGTCTACCACTCACTCCTGAAACGATTTGGGATACTCTAAAGGCGGTGAAGCAATAA